The genomic window TGCTCAGCAGAACATCACTTAACGGGGTGTCCTGATAACTGGCGATAGACACCACCGGATTGATGACCAGATAATTTGCGGTGCTGTTATCATCTGCAGATGCGCTGAACGCTGTGCCCAGCAAACCAGCAAGAGCAGTGGGAAAAAGGCGTGAGATAGGTGTCATTTTGGTCCTCCCCGGAACATAAGTCATGAAGTGTCGGGGAGTAAAAAAAACGCTCCACGACGGTGAGTGTGCGTCACCATCACGGAAAATGCCTGTCCGTTGTCTTGGTCATACCTCGTGACCCGACTAGGTGCTGGTCTGGCAGGTCTCCTGACTTCTAGCTCTGCGTGGTGTTATGCCTTCCCGTCATGGTGCTGACAGTGGCGCAATATAACAACACTCGCTAGTCACAGTTGCGAGGACAGTCGCAGATTAAAGGTGGTATGCCCGTTCCTGCGTTCCCTTTTCATCATGTTTCCATGAACCAGACTATTGTCAAGGATACAGGTTGAGCAAAGGTTGCAGAGGTGAAATTCGACATGAAGTTTTCAACAGGCGACCAGCTCAGCTTGCAAGCCACAGATAAAAACGCCTCTTAATATCGGCCTCAGAATACAGATTTATCCATATCCAGCCGGGTGACCAGGCGGCCGAAAAACAGCTCTATTTCTATGCGCACAGGCACCATCAGCCCCGGGAACAGCTCAGCCACAAACGCCTTGATATCTTCTGGATCAGGGTCGTCCTCAGCCAGCTGCGAATCACGCCAATGCCCGCCCAACGGCACACTGGTGATGCCACAAACTTTTGTATTACCGGCATAAGCAAAGGCTCTGTCTGGCTCCAGACGGGCTGTGCCCAAATCTGTAAACCCCAGATCTGCACGCCGCCTGCCATCATAAATCGAAAAATTATGCGTACAGGGCGCGCCTGCCTGCAGCTTGTCCAGCATGGTCATCATGGCGCTGAACGGGTCAGTTACATTCCGCCGCATCTCATCTGTCACCGGAAAGACCTTCTGTGTGTCCGGCGGCGGCTGGGCGGTGGTCAGGGCTTGTGTGCCATCTTCAGACCAATAGGTTTCCGCCAGGCTGGTCTCGCCGCCATAGGCACTGGCGATCACCAGCTGTGTGGCCTGCCAGCCGGCCGTGCCGCGGCGCGACCGCAGGCTGACATAACCTGCAAAATCAGCCACCAGGCTGGCCAGCCCTTTGGCCGTTGATTCGCCATGCATAAAGAACTGATCCGCACCGATTGACCAGCGGGCCTGGCTGGTGCCGACATCTGTTTCACCCCATTCAGTATGATAGATAAATTCATAGCTCTTTGTTTGCTCATCTGCCTGTGCCTGCACAGGGCCTGTCCCGCCGATGGCACTCAGAACCGCTATTGCGGCCGTGATGCGGGTAAGGCCGGCAATAAAGGGCCAGCCAGAAGCAGAGGATCGAGACGTTTTTGTTTCCAATTAATCCGCCAGTCTAGATGAGGGC from SAR116 cluster alpha proteobacterium HIMB100 includes these protein-coding regions:
- a CDS encoding Protein of unknown function (DUF3108) (PFAM: Protein of unknown function (DUF3108)), with the translated sequence MQAQADEQTKSYEFIYHTEWGETDVGTSQARWSIGADQFFMHGESTAKGLASLVADFAGYVSLRSRRGTAGWQATQLVIASAYGGETSLAETYWSEDGTQALTTAQPPPDTQKVFPVTDEMRRNVTDPFSAMMTMLDKLQAGAPCTHNFSIYDGRRRADLGFTDLGTARLEPDRAFAYAGNTKVCGITSVPLGGHWRDSQLAEDDPDPEDIKAFVAELFPGLMVPVRIEIELFFGRLVTRLDMDKSVF